A single genomic interval of Helianthus annuus cultivar XRQ/B chromosome 6, HanXRQr2.0-SUNRISE, whole genome shotgun sequence harbors:
- the LOC110865768 gene encoding ERBB-3 BINDING PROTEIN 1: MPRRNPNNSITEQSPTLYKLTLTADLQTLALNSFISINPNHLFQSSNPSFISRNMSDDETREEKELDLSSPEVVTKYKLAAEVVNKALQLVLSECKPKAKIVDICDKGDSYIKEQTGSMYKNVKKKIERGVAFPTCLSVNNTVCHFSPLASDETVLEEGDIVKIDMGCHIDGFIAVVGHTHVLQQGPVTGRAADAIAAANTAAEVALRLVKPGKKNQDVTEAIQKVAAAYDCKIVEGVLSHQLKQFVIDGNKVVLSVSNPETRVDDAEFEENEVYSIDIVTSTGDGKPKLLDEKQTTIYKRAVDKSYHLKMKASRFVFSEISQNFPIMPFSARVLEEKRARFGLLECVNHELLQPYPVLHEKPGDFVAQIKFTVLLMPNGSDRITSHTLQELQPTKTVDDPEIKGWLSLAVKSKKKGGGKKKKGKGVEKSEAMEET, encoded by the exons ATGCCACGAAGAAACCCTAACAACTCAATAACGGAACAATCACCAACTTTATATAAACTCACACTCACCGCCGACCTCCAAACCCTAGCACTCAACTCATTCATTTCTATAAACCCTAATCACCTCTTTCAATCATCTAATCCCTCATTCATCTCAC GCAACATGTCGGACGATGAAACCAGAGAGGAGAAGGAGCTGGATCTTTCGTCTCCAGAAGTTGTAACAAAGTACAAATTGGCTGCTGAAGTTGTTAACA AGGCCTTGCAGTTGGTTTTGTCAGAATGCAAACCTAAAGCCaagattgttgatatatgtgaCAAGGGAGATTCATACATCAAAGA GCAAACAGGGAGTATGTACAAGAATGTCAAAAAGAAGATTGAAAGGGGAGTTGCATTTCCAACATGTTTGTCTGTGAACAACACAGTTTGTCATTTCTCTCCACTTGCCAGTGATGAAACAGTATTGGAAGAAGGTGACATTGTGAAAAT TGATATGGGGTGTCATATAGATGGATTCATCGCTGTGGTGGGACACACTCATGTTCTTCAACAAGGACCTGTGACGGGTAGAGCAGCTGATGCGATTGCAGCTGCGAATACCGCTGCTGAGGTTGCCTTAAGACTTGTGAAGCCTGGAAAGAAG AACCAAGATGTTACTGAAGCCATTCAAAAAGTTGCTGCTGCCTACGACTGCAAAATTGTGGAAGGCGTTTTAAGTCATCAATTGAAACAATTTGTGATTGACGGGAACAAAGTCGTATTGAGCGTCTCAAATCCCGAAACCAGAGTTGATGATGCCGAGTTTGAGGAGAATGAAGTTTATTCAATTGATATCGTCACCAGCACCGGAGATGGCAAG CCAAAATTGTTGGATGAAAAACAGACAACAATATATAAAAGAGCAGTTGATAAGagttatcacttgaaaatgaaaGCTTCTCGGTTTGTATTCAGTGAGATCAGTCAAAATTTCCCAATCATGCCATTCTCAGCTAG GGTTTTGGAAGAGAAGCGTGCACGATTTGGGTTGTTGGAATGTGTTAACCATGAGCTTTTGCAACCATACCCTGTTCTTCATGAAAAGCCTG GTGACTTTGTGGCACAGATCAAGTTCACGGTCCTCCTCATGCCAAATGGGTCCGACCGTATAACCTCTCATACACTTCAGGAGTTGCAGCCGACTAAAACTGTTGATGATCCTGAAATCAAAGGGTGGCTATCTCTTGCTGTGAAGTCCAAAAAGAAGGGTGGTGGTAAGAAGAAGAAAG GGAAGGGAGTTGAAAAAAGTGAAGCAATGGAAGAAACATGA